A portion of the Plasmodium gaboni strain SY75 chromosome 5, whole genome shotgun sequence genome contains these proteins:
- a CDS encoding putative DnaJ protein has product MDEPKNVSNSTNFGGDVSYDNNQIVPKYNNNYETEKEEKNLISNIFSTRRPKHAGAGLVSGIKSVTKGIIVGTSFLFISPYLCAKAEGINGFFKGMFFGLLSAIIIPVVSLGVASYQIGRGIINTPESITQRALGKIWDDEKREWYDFYYNLDEEANELLNITDDNKNNKFDRKKEGNNDEYYNKNGNIKVKNDEFYRILKVPTDASQNEIKRQYYKLAKEFHPDKCSDLKAKEQFQKIGEAYQVLGDVERRRRYDKEGKNAINNMQFIDSTFFFTLLFGSEKLDPYIGKLRMVMYVEYEQLYKDEDVQRLIVKEQNKREVKLALHLRDMVNNYIFGDSDDYIIKFSQQIKELCQTSFGHIILENVAWSYENCANQFLGEKYSLFGISGKYYKMQQKKRVIGTGFKFVKTLIKTSSLANQIRKKEDDDDISYEKTAKVNKKIEDSLPTIVETMLNICLIDIDQTIKGVCKKVFTDMGVDENLRKTRAETLIILAKIMKKIIHDFKKNTEIMDTKKLFEDACMRACQKQDDDYI; this is encoded by the exons aTGGATGAA cCTAAGAATGTAAGTAATAGTACTAATTTTGGCGGGGATGTGTCATACg ATAATAATCAAATAGTTCccaaatataataataattatgaaaccgaaaaagaagaaaagaatttaatcagcaatatattttcaacAAGAAGACCAAAACATGCAGGAGCAGGTTTAGTGTCTGGTATAAAATCTGTTACTAAGGGAATAATAGTTGGAACTAgctttttatttatatctcCATATTTATGTGCAAAGGCTGAAGGTATTAACGGTTTTTTTAAAGGTATGTTTTTTGGACTTTTAAGTGCTATAATAATTCCAGTAGTTTCCTTAGGTGTAGCTAGCTATCAAATAGGTAGAGGAATAATTAATACACCTGAATCAATTACTCAGAGAGCTTTGGGGAAAATATGGgatgatgaaaaaagagaatggtatgatttttattataatttgGATGAGGAAGcaaatgaattattaaatattactgatgataataagaataataaatttgatagaaaaaaagaaggaaataatgatgaatattataataagaatggaaatataaaagtaaaaaatgatgaattTTATAGAATATTAAAAGTTCCAACAGATGCTAGtcaaaatgaaattaaaagaCAATATTACAAACTAGCTAAAGAATTTCATCCAGATAAATGTTCTGATTTAAAAGCAAAAGAACAATTTCAAAAAATTGGAGAAGCATATCAAGTTTTAGGAGATGTAgaaagaagaagaagataTGATAAAGAAGGAAAAAACGCTATAAACAATATGCAATTTATAGATTCCACATTCTTTTTTACTTTATTATTTGGTAGTGAAAAATTAGATCCATATATTGGAAAATTAAGAATGGTTATGTATGTAGAATATGaacaattatataaagatgAAGATGTACAACGTCTTATTGtaaaagaacaaaataaaagaGAAGTTAAATTAGCCTTACATTTAAGAGATATGgtaaataattatatatttggAGATTCAGatgattatataattaaattttctCAACAAATTAAAGAATTATGTCAAACATCATTTGGtcatataatattagaAAATGTAGCATGGTCATATGAAAACTGTGCTAATCAATTTTTAGGTGAGAAATATAGTCTTTTTGGTATAAGtggaaaatattataaaatgcaacaaaaaaaaagggtTATAGGAACTGGTTTTAAATTTGTAAAAACATTAATAAAAACTAGTTCATTAGCTAACcaaattagaaaaaaagaagatgatgatgatatatCTTATGAAAAAACTGCAAAagttaataaaaaaattgaagATTCCTTACCTACTATTGTAGAAACTATGCtaaatatttgtttaatCGATATAGATCAAACCATAAAGGGGGTTTGTAAAAAGGTTTTTACTGATATGGGAGTGGATGAAAACCTGAGAAAAACCAGAGCTGAGACTCTTATAATTCTAGCtaaaattatgaaaaaaataattcacgattttaaaaaaaatacagAAATTATGGATACCAAGAAATTATTTGAAGACGCCTGTATGAG gGCTTGCCAAAAACAAGATGACgattatatatga
- a CDS encoding putative outer arm dynein lc3, giving the protein MKDGEHLIWNEHEFTERIYSIIDEILRNKSYSNNEINQWSNNICEMCMSYLYSKMLPFKYIINCYILKNTNKETSIHYSTYWDKADRCFQICWPNNMKDCNMICYVNIYTLEI; this is encoded by the exons ATGAAGGATGGTGAAcat TTAATATGGAATGAACATGAATTTACAGAAAGGATTTATTCAATAATAGatg aaattttaagaaataaaagTTACTCCAATAATGAA ATTAATCAGTGGtctaataatatatgcGAAATGTGTATGAGTTATCTGTACTCAAAAATGCTTCCATTCAAATATATCa taaattgttatattttgaaaaatacaaataaagAAACGTCCATACATTATTCAACTTATTGGGACAAGGCAGACA GATGTTTTCAAATATGTTGGCCtaataatatgaaagaCTGTAATATGATATGTTatgttaatatttatacactggaaatataa
- a CDS encoding hypothetical protein (conserved Plasmodium protein, unknown function), whose product MTAKSPCLDILPFIFREEQISNRIQTFPTETMKKAYLELKGYFEQYKIYAEKLINFSGSMNDENQRKEKLIIKLRCEYYAVIFSQASKLLHEYINFRNRLILELAINVNGLINSIHPNIIQRLNEDEQKELQKYCENIRSERTRSKLQNKFTVCFLNDLIIEDLNYEGVQKEMKPRNVFYSAGLKVSVFEDKALDLQKCEWAKILRD is encoded by the exons ATGACAGCAAAATCACCATGTTTGGATATATTACCTTTTATATTTCGGGAAGAACAAATAAGTAATAGAATACAAACATTTCCAACGGAAACTATGAAAAAAGCATATCTAGAATTAAAAGGCTACTTTgaacaatataaaatatatgctga aaaattaattaattttagCGGTTCTATGAACGATGAAAATCAAAGGAAAGAAAAATTGATCATTAAATTAAGATGCGAATACTATGCTGTGATATTCTCACAAGCATCCAAACTTTTACATgaatatat AAATTTTAGAAACAGACTTATTTTAGAATTAGCTATAAATGTTAACGGACTTATTAATTCCATACACCCTAATATAATACAACGATTAAATGAAGACGAACAGAAGGAGTTACAGAAATATTGTGAA AATATAAGGAGTGAAAGAACCCGATCAAAATTGCAAAAT AAATTCACTGTCTGTTTTTTAAACGATTTAATTATAGAAGATTTAAATTATGAAGGAGTACAGAAAGAGATGAAACCAAGGAATGTTTTTTATTCAGCAGGTTTGAAGGTAAGTGTGTTTGAAGACAAAGCTTTAGACTTGCAAAAATGTGAATGGGCCAAAATTTTAAGAGATTAA
- a CDS encoding putative membrane protein (conserved Plasmodium membrane protein, unknown function) translates to MISRTLYNSYKIINLKTKQNKNLKNEKILKINFCSTNKENAIKDDYFVYSKSKKKKKNEINGKFIQLKNSDNNAKFALNGLLKTNSWPKKKFSKNKNELYLLQCRNNNDKNKVEKNINFHDLNVIITKKVNNMHNINEVYKYIFYNKDILVPINYVVCIYKIYKLIKKYKYNIINHNLFINNHISNITSEELINISNVHEICDYYQIYENIHRREKNKKNDHIHLNNNINENILEYTYDDIKKSNKKNINVDNYLVINSFALDYKNDILQYVLDKINKNHFIKKLTCRHLSNLLFSLINIKYYNISTYLLYIKHINNMYKHLSSQSISNIIYAYSLLFNFYSIDFTINYYNYVYKYYLFDEVNKIYLQKDILNLMFLLLSRYMSIHVIKSFNMNYNSNYCLDYFYEGNLSIYDDYKIREKKNSSTKNTNDLKNNIHDSADDNIDDNINHNTNDNIKDNPYCKNEYNQLNKSENTKIFQEFFVFLWSMSKLKINNIYIDLLYHIIYTNRKYIYNKLNEKDICNLIQSMSIYYPIKKLSQYYPQNINYKIKIKKDEYFLFDYDNFLKNTLLLTIFHIKKYNYHHYSIILKSIQILQNFILLSNDKKKDNNVLCSGYSFDFHDTEQGNANMNNSNNSNNIKNNNNHYDEIIKNDFFLDHQDVCTYIDDNINRNNHLANENLYLKNNNYLHIKLNEDNSGEYTIEELHKNYNNDKLYNPLETNNEMYLHNNLKQPDEVNMLSNEKMNITNNAFFINKSTTPPLIPHILNNPKMNIIKNILKKLTHMIINNLIIKLKNENESVWRNINYSKYISNLNLQYLSIYLYNICHMNNYYIKEQTKVDIVNIIIPILEKQIKSLLVSDQKLMNINKNVDINLHKNYYDHLVCLSNINYSLNKSNIINESIIINSSLYFYKLYRIFFEIHKCNSKVVSHFNDSFFKYIDKINERILSIHNWTASHTNIGYIPLLTLTNYNYLYIIYKNQVNNFKSKNNIFRLLKKVLLPITLYNNITLNQLRLILKIFINYFMCNINGQIDNIVYNHHYDILTCIYSMSIIVTNILHNMNIKYNYNLKENIIDKQIEKIYFNYTQYYIYIAINIITNYFYNLYSTNINNIHNLILQNYNQDVFMKFYTVYLFLKHYNHLKFVYNRSLTKNFLRIEELAKNEFFYFENFLSNLTESSNNNISCPNTLNKYNSTSFVNENIMKRTNINEYNDDSENKKTDIKINQNDNCENVNVFIQKISDESKYKEHLKVYINNINNKNNIEKENFDIFFLLQKGNISLNEHKMDKNILLFLKHKNNLCFQNIFNENINNAIKTIEEHIMLMFRNIESSKSHMKLYEYIKNIIDKKCNKGYNQVNLKNEFIINKKDLKFIVDIYDEKTNTIFEIDGISHFTKQYTLIKNNNPNSNKYFYNYKSYYIFKHILLSKYYKIVHLPLYDNKLCKNIIYNYYHKQ, encoded by the exons ATGATATCCAGGACGTTATACAATTCatacaaaattataaacctcaaaacaaaacaaaataaaaatttgaaaaatgaaaaaatacTTAAGATAAATTTCTGTTCAACAAATAAAGAGAATGCTATAAAAGATGATTATTTCGTCTATTcaaaaagtaaaaaaaaaaaaaaaaatgagatAAATGGAAAATTTATCCAACTAAAAAATTCGGACAATAATGCCAA ATTTGCTTTAAATGGATTGCTCAAAACCAACAGCTGGCCAAAAAAGAAATTctcaaaaaataaaaatgaattgTACCTACTACAATGcagaaataataatgataaaaacaaggttgaaaaaaatataaactttcatgatttaaatgtaattattactaaaaaagttaataatatgcataatattaatgaagtgtataaatatattttttataataaagatatacTAGTTCCAATAAATTATGTCgtttgtatttataaaatttataaattaattaaaaaatataaatataatattataaatcataatctttttataaataacCATATTAGCAATATAACCAGTGAAgaattaattaatatttcaaatgTTCATGAAATTTGTGattattatcaaatatatgaaaatatacatagaagagaaaaaaataaaaaaaatgatcatatacatttaaataataatattaacgAGAATATTTTAGAATACACTTATgatgatattaaaaaaagtaacaagaaaaatataaatgttgACAATTATTTAGTTATTAATAGTTTTGCTTTagattataaaaatgatatattacaatatgtattagataaaataaataaaaatcattttattaaaaaattaacatGTAGACATTTATCGAATTTGTTGTTTTCtcttataaatataaaatattataatatcagtacatatttattatatataaaacatattaataatatgtataaacACCTTTCTTCACAATCTATTTCAAATATCATATATGCCTATTCATtactttttaatttttattctaTCGATTTTACTATAAActattataattatgtctataaatattatttattcgATGAAgtaaacaaaatatatttacaaaaagatatattaaaccTTATGTTTCTTCTACTTAGTAGGTATATGTCTATACATGTGATAAAATCATTTAACATGAATTATAATTCTAACTATTGTCTggattatttttatgaagggaatttatctatatatgACGACTACAAAATaagggaaaaaaaaaatagcTCAACAAAAAATACGAATgatttgaaaaataatattcatgATAGTGCtgatgataatattgacgataatattaatcataatactaatgataatattaagGATAATCCATATTGTAAGAATGAATACAACCAGTTAAATAAAAGtgaaaatacaaaaatCTTTCAAgaattttttgttttcttaTGGAGTATGTCAAAATTgaaaattaataatatatacattgatctattatatcatataatttatacaaatagaaaatatatttataacaaATTAAACGAAAAGGATATATGTAATTTGATACAATCCATGAGTATATATTACccaattaaaaaattaagtCAATATTATCcacaaaatataaattataaaataaaaataaaaaaagatgaatACTTCTTATTTGATTATGAtaactttttaaaaaatacattaCTTCTAActatttttcatataaaaaaatataattatcatcattattcTATAATTCTTAAAAGTATACAAATATTACAAAACTTTATTCTTTTAAGCaatgacaaaaaaaaagataacAACGTATTATGTTCAGGTTATTCATTTGATTTTCATGATACCGAACAAGGGAACGcaaatatgaataatagtaataatagtaataatataaaaaataataataatcattatgatgaaattattaaaaatgatttttttCTAGACCATCAAGATGTTTGTACATATATAGAcgataatataaatagaaataatCATTTGGcaaatgaaaatttatatttaaagaataacaattatttacatattaaattaaatgaagataatTCTGGAGAATACACAATTGAAGAATTACATAAGAATTATAACAatgataaattatataaccCTTTAGAAACAAATAATGAAATGTATCTTCATAATAATCTTAAACAACCAGATGAAGTAAATATGTTATCtaatgaaaaaatgaatataacaaataatgctttttttattaataaatctACTACTCCTCCTTTAATTCctcatatattaaataacCCTAAGATGAACATAattaagaatatattaaaaaagttAACACATATGATCATcaataatttaataataaaattaaaaaacGAAAATGAAAGCGTATGgagaaatattaattattctaaatatatttcaaattTAAATTTACAGTATCTAtccatatatttatacaatatatgtcatatgaataattaCTATATAAAAGAACAAACAAAAGTAGATATAgtaaatattatcattcccatattagaaaaacaaattaaGTCTTTATTAGTTTCTGATCAGAAGctaatgaatataaataaaaatgtagaTATAAATTTACATAAAAACTATTATGATCATTTAGTATGTTTAAGTAATATCAATTattcattaaataaaagtaatataattaatgaATCCATTATAATCAATTCTTcgttatatttttataaattatatcgaattttttttgaaatacATAAATGTAATTCGAAAGTAGTTTCTCATTTTAATgattctttttttaaatacattgataaaataaacGAAAGGATATTATCAATTCATAATTGGACAGCTTCACATACAAATATTGGATATATACCCCTGTTGACCTTaacaaattataattatttgtatattatatataagaaccaagttaataatttcaaatccaagaataatatattccGTTTGTTAAAGAAAGTATTATTACCTATAACATTGTATAACAATATTACATTAAATCAATTACgattaattttaaaaatttttataaattattttatgtgCAATATAAATGGACAAATAGataatattgtttataatcatcattatgatatattaacatGTATATACAGCATGTCTATAATAgtaacaaatatattacataatatgaatataaaatataattacaacttaaaggaaaatataattgataaacaaattgaaaaaatatattttaattatacacaatattatatatatattgctattaacattataacaaattatttttataatttatatagtacaaatataaacaacatacataatttaattttacaaaattataatcAGGATGTCTTCATGAAATTTTATACAGTATATTTATTCCTAAAACATTATAACCATTTAAAATTTGTCTATAATAGATCATTGacaaaaaattttttaagaatTGAGGAGCTAGCCAAAAATGagtttttttattttgaaaatttCCTATCCAACCTGACCGAGTcaagtaataataatatatccTGTCCTAatacattaaataaatataattcgACCTCATTTgtaaatgaaaatataatgaaaagaacaaatataaatgaatataacGATGATAGTGAAAATAAGAAGACagatattaaaataaatcaaaatgataattGTGAAAACGTAAATGTATTTATACAGAAAATATCAGATGAGAGCAAATATAAAGAACAtttaaaagtatatataaataatattaataataaaaataatatagagaaagaaaatttcgatattttttttttattacaaaaGGGGAATATCAGTTTGAATGAACATAAAATggataaaaatattttgcTTTTCTTAAAAcacaaaaataatttatgtTTTCAAAACATATTcaatgaaaatattaataatgcAATAAAAACCATTGAGGAGCATATCATGTTGATGTTTAGAAATATAGAAAGTTCAAAATCGCATAtgaaattatatgaatatataaaaaatattatagatAAGAAATGTAATAAAGGGTATAATCAAgtaaatttaaaaaatgaatttataattaataaaaaggatttaaaatttatagTTGATATTTATGATGAAAAGACAAATACTATATTTGAAATTGATGGAATTAGTCATTTCACAAAACAGTACAcattaattaaaaataataatccgaatagtaataaatatttttataattataaatcttattatatttttaagcatatattattaagtaaatattataaaatagTTCATTTACctttatatgataataaactttgtaagaatattatttataattattatcataaacaatga